The following proteins come from a genomic window of Sphaerisporangium rubeum:
- a CDS encoding amino acid adenylation domain-containing protein: MTEPSETVPDLVLDIAVRHPGAVALSWPGEELSYRDLVSQASSLAAVLPAGRPVAVRMSSGPRQVVACLAVLMARARLVCLSAGDTGERGRAVLTDIRPGVIVVDGERPEDGLLRWYRDEFGGHVLDVTSVPAGGVPAPPEDDGGWAYVTYTSGSTGKPKGIPQTHATLAQFVTWFASEFSIGVGDRVAQWAAPGYDAALVEVFSALVAGGTVCPVSDRVRADPERLADWLVAERVTHFQTVPSFVRRLADVWQGAPGLRCLLLAGEPLTGELVERLRGVAPRVRLVNLYGPTESILATFHEVGAAWEGTVPIGTAIPGRRVVVLDEHDRPCPPGVAGQIVIESPYVTPGYVGTAGDDPAFRPIRGAGPGGARCYRTGDRGRLRADGTLEFGGREDFQVKFNGVRLELTDIEAALAADTSVTECAVVPVADAQGLVVRLVAHVVPAETGGTAATWRAVLRRRFGNATPPVTFQILDRLPRTVGGKIDRRRLREAGRQETHVNNAAANALIMG, encoded by the coding sequence GTGACTGAGCCTTCTGAAACCGTGCCTGACCTGGTCCTGGACATCGCCGTACGGCACCCCGGCGCCGTCGCGTTGTCCTGGCCGGGGGAGGAGCTGTCGTACCGGGACCTCGTCTCGCAGGCGTCGTCCCTCGCCGCCGTCCTCCCAGCCGGCCGGCCCGTCGCCGTCCGCATGTCCTCGGGTCCCCGCCAGGTCGTCGCCTGCCTCGCCGTCCTCATGGCCCGTGCGCGCCTGGTCTGTCTCAGCGCCGGCGACACCGGCGAGCGCGGCCGTGCCGTACTGACCGACATACGTCCCGGCGTAATCGTCGTGGACGGCGAGCGGCCTGAGGACGGCCTGCTGCGCTGGTACCGGGACGAGTTCGGCGGTCACGTCCTCGACGTGACGTCCGTACCGGCCGGCGGTGTGCCGGCGCCGCCTGAGGACGACGGCGGGTGGGCCTACGTCACCTACACCTCTGGGTCGACGGGGAAGCCGAAGGGGATCCCGCAGACGCATGCGACGCTGGCGCAGTTCGTCACGTGGTTCGCCTCGGAGTTCTCGATCGGGGTGGGGGATCGGGTGGCGCAGTGGGCCGCGCCGGGGTATGACGCGGCGCTGGTCGAGGTGTTCTCCGCTCTGGTGGCCGGCGGGACGGTCTGTCCGGTCTCTGATCGGGTGCGGGCCGATCCGGAGCGGCTGGCCGATTGGCTGGTCGCGGAGAGGGTCACGCATTTTCAGACGGTGCCGAGTTTCGTGCGGCGGCTGGCGGACGTGTGGCAGGGAGCACCGGGGTTGCGGTGCCTGCTGCTGGCGGGGGAGCCGTTGACGGGGGAGCTGGTCGAGCGGCTGCGCGGCGTGGCGCCGCGGGTGCGGCTGGTCAATCTTTACGGGCCCACCGAGTCGATTCTCGCGACCTTTCACGAGGTCGGCGCGGCGTGGGAGGGCACGGTGCCGATCGGGACGGCGATACCGGGGCGGCGGGTGGTGGTGCTCGACGAGCACGACCGGCCCTGTCCGCCGGGGGTCGCCGGTCAGATCGTCATCGAGAGCCCGTACGTCACCCCCGGGTACGTCGGCACGGCGGGGGACGATCCCGCGTTCCGGCCGATCCGGGGTGCGGGCCCCGGCGGCGCGCGGTGCTACCGCACCGGCGACCGGGGACGCCTGCGGGCCGACGGGACCCTGGAGTTCGGCGGACGCGAGGACTTCCAGGTCAAGTTCAACGGCGTCCGCTTGGAGCTCACCGACATCGAGGCGGCGCTCGCGGCCGACACGTCGGTGACCGAGTGCGCGGTGGTCCCGGTGGCCGACGCGCAGGGCCTGGTGGTGCGCCTCGTGGCGCACGTCGTCCCGGCCGAGACCGGCGGGACGGCCGCGACGTGGCGGGCCGTGCTGCGCCGCCGGTTCGGCAACGCGACCCCGCCGGTGACGTTCCAGATCCTCGACCGGCTCCCGCGCACGGTCGGCGGCAAGATCGACCGCCGCCGGCTCAGGGAAGCGGGGCGGCAGGAAACCCACGTCAACAACGCTGCGGCAAACGCACTGATTATGGGGTGA
- the cmdF gene encoding tyrosine 2,3-aminomutase, protein MTLVETELSVDFDGESLDIAGVRRVAEEWAPCAVAPTSLARAAESRRMFEDTIRDGVPVYGVTTGYGEMIYMLVDLSKEVELQTNLVRSHSAGVGPVFAEDEARAILAARLNALAKGYSAVRPELLERLALYLNLGITPAIPEIGSLGASGDLSTLAHIAVTVIGEGYVLRDGKRVETGPVLRQHGIEPLELRFKEGLSLINGTSGMTGLGALVVGRALTQVRQAEMVTALVVETMRGSKSPFLAEGHDIARPHQGQIDTAWNMRALMNGSALALDHAELRRQAAEQHNGDGVSRTEVYMQKAYTLRAIPQVVGAVRDTLYHATEKLHIELNSSNDNPLFFEGQEVFHGANFHGQPVAFAMDYVTIALTQLGVFSERRTNRLLNRHLSDGLPEFLVAGDPGLNSGFAPAQYPATALVAENRTIGPASTQSVPSNGDNQDVVSMGLIAARNARRVLGNNNRILAVEFLAAAQAVDLSGRYAGLSPASKATYDMVRSLVPTLDKDRYLSDEIELVAAALSRGDLLQAAASAGVELR, encoded by the coding sequence GTGACTCTGGTCGAGACCGAACTGTCTGTTGATTTCGACGGTGAGAGCCTGGACATCGCCGGTGTGCGGCGGGTCGCCGAGGAGTGGGCACCGTGCGCGGTGGCACCCACCTCGCTGGCGAGGGCCGCCGAGAGCAGGCGCATGTTCGAGGACACCATCAGGGACGGTGTGCCGGTCTACGGCGTGACCACCGGCTACGGCGAGATGATCTACATGCTGGTGGACCTGTCCAAGGAGGTGGAACTTCAGACCAACCTCGTGCGCAGCCACAGCGCCGGCGTCGGCCCGGTGTTCGCCGAGGACGAGGCCAGGGCCATCCTCGCGGCCCGGCTGAACGCGCTCGCCAAGGGCTACTCGGCGGTACGTCCCGAGCTGCTCGAACGCCTCGCGCTGTACCTGAACCTCGGCATCACCCCCGCGATCCCGGAGATCGGCTCCCTCGGCGCGAGCGGCGACCTGTCGACGCTGGCGCACATCGCGGTCACCGTCATCGGCGAGGGGTACGTGCTGCGCGACGGCAAGCGGGTCGAGACCGGCCCGGTGCTGCGGCAGCACGGCATCGAACCGCTTGAGCTGCGGTTCAAGGAAGGCCTGTCGCTGATCAACGGCACCTCCGGCATGACGGGACTCGGCGCGCTCGTCGTCGGCCGGGCCCTCACGCAGGTGCGGCAGGCCGAGATGGTGACGGCCCTGGTCGTGGAGACCATGCGCGGGTCCAAGAGCCCGTTCCTCGCCGAGGGCCACGACATCGCGCGGCCCCACCAGGGCCAGATCGACACCGCGTGGAACATGCGGGCCCTGATGAACGGCAGCGCGCTGGCCCTCGACCACGCCGAACTGCGCCGCCAGGCCGCCGAGCAGCACAACGGTGACGGGGTGTCCCGCACCGAGGTCTACATGCAGAAGGCCTACACCCTGCGGGCCATCCCGCAGGTCGTCGGCGCGGTGCGCGACACCCTGTACCACGCCACCGAGAAGCTGCACATCGAGCTGAACTCCTCCAACGACAACCCGCTGTTCTTCGAGGGCCAGGAGGTGTTCCACGGCGCGAACTTCCACGGCCAGCCGGTCGCGTTCGCCATGGACTACGTCACCATCGCCCTCACCCAGCTCGGCGTGTTCTCCGAGCGGCGCACCAACCGCCTGCTGAACCGCCACCTCAGCGACGGGCTGCCGGAGTTCCTCGTCGCCGGCGACCCCGGCCTGAACAGCGGCTTCGCTCCGGCGCAGTACCCGGCGACCGCGCTGGTCGCCGAGAACAGGACCATCGGCCCCGCCAGCACCCAGAGCGTGCCGTCCAACGGCGACAACCAGGACGTCGTCAGCATGGGTCTCATCGCGGCGCGCAACGCGCGCCGGGTGCTCGGCAACAACAACCGCATCCTCGCGGTGGAGTTCCTCGCCGCCGCGCAGGCGGTCGACCTGTCCGGCCGGTACGCGGGCCTCAGCCCGGCGAGCAAGGCGACGTACGACATGGTGCGCTCGCTGGTGCCGACCCTCGACAAGGACCGGTACCTGTCCGACGAGATCGAGCTGGTGGCCGCCGCGCTGTCGCGTGGCGACCTCCTCCAGGCCGCCGCGAGCGCCGGCGTCGAACTGCGCTGA
- a CDS encoding condensation domain-containing protein translates to MSISEATRPIAQDTTERVPLSFNQEFLVMFSSGEEEGPFGPQYNIVCGWRVAGLVDTAVLRDALGDLVVRHEALRTSIVNDPTGRYQQIFPPDAPELTVRDLRGVAPADRDQAAGELVNEAEAGSYSIRDLPLLRAVFGRFDEQDGVLVLIAHHTAVDEWSMRLLMRDLAALYAMRRGHPVDLPDARQYQEYARWQLSSAAEAPGTRARAYWRDKLSGAQITATTTDHRRSEHLPKTTSWHRFAIPAESTSAILKLSRETRSSPFMILFAAYSVLLSRTTGTTDIVVPTFSSGRAQARFHNTVGSFFNFMPLRTDIAGCETFRQVVERARVTCMEAYSHDIPFAHVLEEAPTLMAPLVEDDKAVCAFQVFRSPVPGDHEVVGDLTYSEIPRRLDQPIGGDVPDGALWQLEIDSSGEIVATLGFNSNLYTERTFTEMATEFRRILDEAVATPDASLQLI, encoded by the coding sequence ATGAGCATTTCAGAGGCGACACGGCCGATCGCGCAGGACACGACAGAACGGGTACCGCTCTCGTTCAACCAGGAATTCCTCGTCATGTTCTCCTCCGGTGAGGAGGAGGGCCCGTTCGGCCCGCAGTACAACATCGTCTGCGGCTGGCGCGTCGCCGGGCTGGTCGACACCGCGGTGCTGCGGGACGCGCTCGGCGACCTCGTCGTGCGCCACGAGGCGCTGCGCACGTCCATCGTCAACGACCCCACCGGCCGCTACCAGCAGATCTTCCCGCCGGACGCGCCGGAACTGACCGTGCGCGACCTGCGCGGCGTCGCGCCGGCCGACCGCGACCAGGCGGCCGGCGAGCTGGTCAACGAGGCCGAGGCCGGGTCGTACAGCATCAGGGACCTGCCGCTGCTGCGCGCTGTCTTCGGCCGGTTCGACGAGCAGGACGGCGTGCTCGTGCTCATCGCGCACCACACCGCCGTGGACGAGTGGTCGATGCGGCTGCTGATGCGCGACCTCGCGGCCCTGTACGCCATGCGCCGCGGCCACCCGGTGGACCTTCCCGACGCGCGGCAGTACCAGGAGTACGCGCGCTGGCAGCTGTCCAGCGCCGCCGAGGCACCCGGCACCCGCGCGCGTGCGTACTGGCGCGACAAGCTGAGCGGCGCGCAGATCACCGCCACCACGACCGACCACCGGCGGTCCGAGCACCTGCCGAAGACGACCTCGTGGCACCGCTTCGCGATCCCCGCCGAGTCGACCTCGGCGATCCTGAAGCTGTCCAGGGAGACCCGCAGCTCCCCGTTCATGATCCTTTTCGCCGCGTACAGCGTGCTGCTGTCCCGGACGACGGGGACCACCGACATCGTGGTGCCGACGTTCAGCTCCGGCCGCGCGCAGGCACGGTTCCACAACACCGTCGGGTCGTTCTTCAACTTCATGCCGCTGCGCACCGACATCGCCGGCTGCGAGACGTTCCGCCAGGTCGTCGAGCGGGCCAGGGTCACCTGCATGGAGGCCTACTCGCACGACATCCCGTTCGCGCACGTCCTCGAAGAGGCGCCGACGCTGATGGCCCCCCTCGTCGAGGACGACAAGGCGGTCTGCGCGTTCCAGGTGTTCCGCTCCCCGGTCCCCGGCGACCACGAGGTGGTCGGCGACCTTACGTACTCGGAGATCCCGCGGCGGCTCGACCAGCCGATCGGCGGCGACGTCCCCGACGGCGCGCTGTGGCAGCTGGAGATCGACTCCTCCGGGGAGATCGTGGCGACGCTCGGCTTCAACAGCAACCTGTACACCGAGCGGACCTTCACCGAGATGGCCACGGAGTTCCGCAGGATCCTCGACGAGGCGGTCGCCACCCCCGACGCGTCACTGCAGCTGATCTGA
- a CDS encoding phosphopantetheine-binding protein, with the protein MSDGNDFPDIRRKVTKIWTDVLAVAPGEENATFFELNGESIAATRIASRVDEEFGVWIEVADIFEDDPTLEDFITTVSSRVASASAA; encoded by the coding sequence ATGAGCGACGGCAACGACTTCCCCGACATCAGGCGGAAGGTCACCAAGATCTGGACCGACGTGCTGGCCGTGGCCCCCGGCGAGGAGAACGCCACGTTCTTCGAGCTGAACGGCGAGTCCATCGCGGCCACGAGGATCGCGTCCCGCGTCGACGAGGAGTTCGGGGTGTGGATCGAGGTCGCCGACATCTTCGAGGACGACCCCACCCTGGAGGACTTCATCACCACCGTCAGCTCCCGCGTCGCGAGCGCGTCGGCGGCCTGA
- a CDS encoding 4-hydroxyphenylacetate 3-hydroxylase family protein: protein MRVDDAVPFTEDQATAVPEDRPKTRPLTGDEYIETLRDGREIFLNGERVKDVTAHPAFHNPVRMTARLYDALHDPEKQPILTKPTDTGSDGYTHRFFTTPHSVEDLVADQQAIAAWSRMSYGWMGRSPDYKAAFLGTLGANADFYEPFDDNARRWYKESQEKVLYWNHAIVHPPVDRNRPPDEVADVFIHVEKETDAGLIVSGAKVVATGSALTHYNFIAHYGLPIKDKKFALVATVPMGAAGVKLICRPSYTTNATVMGTPFDYPLSSRLDENDTILVLDKVLIPWENVFVYGHLGKALLFTGRSGFFERFTFHGCTRLAVKLEFLAGLLIRATEMTGTKDFRGVQTRIGEVLAWRNLFWAFSDAAARNPVHWKDGALLPNPAYGMAYRWFMQIGYPRIKEIIQQDIASGLIYINSSAKDFANPDIRPYLDKYVRGSDGTEAVERIKLMKLLWDAVGTEFGGRHELYERNYAGNHENTRVELLNAQLANGQVDQYKAFVAECMSEYDLDGWTAPDLASFPDLRFDHGSLNI from the coding sequence GTGCGAGTAGACGATGCGGTTCCGTTCACGGAGGACCAGGCCACGGCCGTCCCCGAGGACCGGCCGAAGACGCGCCCGCTGACCGGAGACGAGTACATCGAGACCCTGCGCGACGGCCGGGAGATCTTCCTCAACGGGGAGAGGGTCAAGGACGTCACGGCGCATCCGGCGTTCCACAACCCGGTACGGATGACCGCGCGGCTGTACGACGCGCTGCACGACCCCGAGAAGCAGCCGATCCTCACCAAGCCGACCGACACCGGCAGCGACGGCTACACGCACCGGTTCTTCACCACGCCGCACAGCGTGGAGGACCTGGTCGCCGACCAGCAGGCCATCGCGGCGTGGTCGCGGATGAGCTACGGCTGGATGGGCCGCAGCCCCGACTACAAGGCGGCCTTCCTCGGCACGCTCGGCGCGAACGCCGACTTCTACGAGCCGTTCGACGACAACGCGCGCCGCTGGTACAAGGAGTCGCAGGAGAAGGTCCTGTACTGGAACCACGCGATCGTGCATCCGCCGGTGGACCGCAACCGGCCGCCGGACGAGGTGGCCGACGTGTTCATCCACGTCGAGAAGGAGACCGACGCCGGCCTGATCGTCAGCGGCGCCAAGGTCGTGGCCACGGGGTCGGCGCTCACGCACTACAACTTCATCGCGCACTACGGACTGCCGATCAAGGACAAGAAGTTCGCGCTGGTCGCGACCGTCCCGATGGGTGCCGCCGGTGTGAAGCTGATCTGCCGGCCGTCGTACACCACCAACGCCACGGTGATGGGGACGCCGTTCGACTACCCCCTGTCGTCGCGGCTGGACGAGAACGACACGATCCTCGTGCTGGACAAGGTGCTCATCCCCTGGGAGAACGTCTTCGTCTACGGCCACCTCGGCAAGGCGCTGCTGTTCACCGGCCGTTCCGGCTTCTTCGAGCGGTTCACGTTCCACGGCTGCACGCGGCTGGCGGTCAAGCTGGAGTTCCTCGCGGGGCTGCTGATCCGGGCCACCGAGATGACCGGCACCAAGGACTTCCGCGGTGTGCAGACCCGCATCGGCGAGGTGCTGGCCTGGCGCAACCTGTTCTGGGCCTTCTCCGACGCGGCGGCGCGCAACCCGGTGCACTGGAAGGACGGCGCGCTGCTGCCGAACCCGGCGTACGGCATGGCGTACCGGTGGTTCATGCAGATCGGCTACCCCCGCATCAAGGAGATCATCCAGCAGGACATCGCCAGCGGGCTGATCTACATCAACTCCAGCGCCAAGGACTTCGCCAACCCCGACATCCGGCCGTACCTGGACAAGTACGTGCGCGGCTCGGACGGCACGGAGGCCGTGGAGCGCATCAAGCTCATGAAGCTGCTGTGGGACGCCGTCGGCACCGAGTTCGGCGGCCGGCACGAGCTGTACGAGCGCAACTACGCCGGCAACCACGAGAACACGCGGGTGGAGCTGCTCAACGCTCAGCTCGCCAACGGCCAGGTGGACCAGTACAAGGCGTTCGTCGCCGAGTGCATGTCGGAGTACGACCTGGACGGCTGGACGGCACCGGACCTCGCGTCCTTCCCCGACCTGCGGTTCGACCACGGGAGCCTGAACATCTGA
- a CDS encoding acyl-CoA dehydrogenase family protein → MVLTTEVPTREQLVGRATELVPLLRQNAAWSEENRRIHQDSIDALADAGVFKLRTPARYGGYEADTRTLVEVAAELGRGDASTAWVASVYWIPTFMACLFPDEVQDEVFSTPDVRVCGTLSPSAMATPVDGGIVVNGKWSFISGAHHAHWQEIIAVLVPPEGEPMPVMALVPISELAIIDDWHTSGLKGTGSVSTAAQNLFVPSARVIPLPAILMGQYASKINANSPIYRAPLLPVASASSVGTVVGLARAAKDAFFERLPDRKITYTGYGSQAEAPVTHLAVAEAAAKLDQAEFHALRLATTVDTKSVDGTPWTLEERVKARADMGQVVKLAKESVEILASASGGSSIYTDVPIQRIARDIQAVNLHALMHPETNAELYGRVLCGQAPDTLYI, encoded by the coding sequence ATGGTGCTGACGACCGAGGTTCCCACCCGGGAACAGCTAGTCGGCCGGGCGACCGAACTCGTGCCGCTCCTGCGTCAGAACGCGGCATGGTCGGAGGAGAACCGGCGCATCCACCAGGACTCGATCGACGCGCTCGCCGACGCCGGCGTCTTCAAACTGCGCACCCCCGCGCGGTACGGCGGCTACGAGGCCGACACCCGCACGCTCGTCGAGGTGGCCGCCGAGCTCGGCCGCGGCGACGCGTCCACCGCGTGGGTCGCCTCGGTGTACTGGATCCCGACCTTCATGGCCTGCCTGTTCCCCGACGAGGTGCAGGACGAGGTCTTCTCCACCCCCGACGTGCGGGTCTGCGGCACGCTCAGCCCGTCCGCGATGGCCACGCCGGTCGACGGCGGCATCGTCGTGAACGGCAAGTGGAGCTTCATCAGCGGCGCGCACCACGCGCACTGGCAGGAGATCATCGCGGTGCTGGTGCCGCCGGAGGGTGAGCCCATGCCGGTCATGGCGCTCGTGCCGATCTCCGAGCTGGCGATCATCGACGACTGGCACACCTCCGGGCTCAAGGGCACCGGCAGCGTGAGCACCGCCGCGCAGAACCTGTTCGTGCCATCCGCGCGGGTCATCCCGCTGCCGGCCATCCTCATGGGCCAGTACGCCTCCAAGATCAACGCCAACAGCCCCATCTACCGGGCCCCGCTGCTGCCGGTCGCCTCCGCGTCGTCGGTCGGCACCGTCGTCGGCCTCGCGCGCGCCGCCAAGGACGCCTTCTTCGAGCGCCTGCCGGACCGCAAGATCACCTACACCGGCTACGGCAGCCAGGCCGAGGCCCCCGTCACCCACCTGGCCGTGGCCGAGGCCGCCGCCAAACTCGACCAGGCCGAGTTCCACGCGCTGCGCCTCGCCACCACGGTCGACACCAAGTCCGTCGACGGCACTCCCTGGACCCTGGAGGAGCGCGTCAAGGCCCGCGCCGACATGGGCCAGGTCGTCAAGCTCGCCAAGGAGTCGGTCGAGATCCTCGCCTCCGCCAGCGGTGGCTCGTCCATCTACACCGACGTCCCGATCCAGCGCATCGCGCGCGACATCCAGGCCGTCAACCTCCACGCGCTCATGCACCCGGAGACCAACGCCGAACTGTACGGCCGGGTCCTCTGCGGCCAGGCCCCCGACACCCTCTACATCTGA
- a CDS encoding SgcJ/EcaC family oxidoreductase, translating into MTTTAPASPVTDADKAAVAAVPGRVVAAWAAQDGAAFASVFTPDGTMILPGFYRKGVADIEAFMTFAFQGPYKDTRVTGTPIDFRFLTPDTAVVITEGGVIAAGETELSPDRTIRATWVVTRHEGDWKLAAYQNSPRDPA; encoded by the coding sequence ATGACCACCACAGCCCCCGCCTCCCCCGTCACCGACGCCGACAAGGCCGCCGTCGCTGCCGTCCCCGGCCGTGTCGTCGCCGCCTGGGCCGCGCAGGACGGCGCCGCCTTCGCCTCCGTCTTCACCCCTGACGGCACCATGATCCTCCCCGGCTTCTACCGCAAAGGCGTCGCCGACATCGAGGCCTTCATGACCTTCGCCTTCCAGGGCCCCTACAAGGACACCCGCGTGACCGGCACCCCCATCGACTTCCGCTTCCTCACCCCCGACACCGCCGTCGTCATCACCGAAGGCGGTGTCATCGCCGCCGGCGAGACCGAACTCTCCCCCGACCGCACCATCCGCGCCACCTGGGTCGTGACCCGCCACGAAGGCGACTGGAAACTGGCCGCCTACCAGAACAGCCCCCGCGACCCCGCCTGA